The Selenihalanaerobacter shriftii genome includes the window TTCTCTTCTAAATAAAATGAATAATTACCGGCATATTTCTCTAATCTACCCTTCTCTAGTTCCCAGATTCGATCAACTACTTCATCTAAAAAATAACGATCATGAGAAATAACTATAATTGCACCTGGATAACTATTTAAATAATCTTCTAACCATTCTTTAGCTTGTAAATCAAGATGATTCGTAGGCTCATCTAAAAGCAAAAGGTTTGGCTTTTGTAATAATAATTTAGCTAATGCTACCCTAGTTTTTTGACCTCCACTGAAATTAATTATCTTTTCTTCAAAATCATTTTCTGTAAACCCAAGTCCTCGTAGTACTCCTTTAATCTGACTTTCATATTGGTATCCATTTCTTTCTTCATATTCCTGGCGTAGTCTACTATATTTCTTCATTATCTTATCTAAATCATTACCGTTAACTTGACTCATTTTAGATTCTAATTCTTTTATTCTTTCTTCTAATTTAAATAATCCTTGATAAACACTCAACATTTCTTGATAAAGAGTAATATTTACTTCTAAATCAGCATTTTGAGCTAAATAACCTATCTCTAAATCATTACTAGTTAAAATTTCGCCATCATCTAAATATTCTCTATCACTAAAAATTTTAATTAATGTAGATTTCCCTGTACCATTCTTTCCAATTAAGCCTATCTTATCATCTTTTTGAATTTGTAAGGAGATATTGCGAAAAATTTCTTCTTCGGGATAGACCTTTGTTGCGTTTCTTAATTGTAATAAAGCCACTTTTATTCCTCCTGATTTTAACACTGTGAAATAAACTAGTTATTTTTTTATTTTAAGATTTTTATTTAATCTTCTAATATAGCTTATCATCTATTAAGTATATTGTTAAGTACAGAACGTAAAATTAAAGCTTATAATTTATTTAAGCATTAATTTTAGTATACCTGTAAAATATTTTTTAAAGACATAAAAATAAAGGAGACCATTAATGGCCTCCTTTAAGATCATTCTTGCATTTTATTATCAAATTTGAATATTATTGATAATTATTCTTCTGTAGAAGCTACTTGTTCTGTAGCGGCAGCCACTTCGCCTTCAGTATTATTCTTCTCCTTTATGGCTGCTAATAATTTTTCTGGAGTAATAGGTAATTCTTTTATTCTAACTCCAACAGCATCATAGATTGCATTAGCAATTGCTGGAGCAGTAGCGACTAAACCAGATTCTCCAACACTTTTAGCGCCAAAAGCACCTGTTTCAGAAGCAGCTTCTACTACAATTGGATCCATATCTGGCATATCCACTGATGTCAATACTTTATAATCAGAGAAATTAGCATTCATTGGATGACCATCATCTGAATACTGCATATCTTCTGTTAATGCATAACCCATACCCTGTTGAATTGCTCCTTCAATCTGCCCTTCAACAGATGGTGGGTGAATGGCAACACCAGTATCATGAGCAGCTACAAAATCTAACACATCTACTTTACCAGTCTCCACATCGACTTCTACTTCAGTAAACTGCACTGCATATACCGGTGGGTTTCCTGGCGGTTCAGTACTAGCTATACCCATGATTTGATGACCATGTTCTCCAAAGTGAGCTTCAAAAGAAACCTCCTCAATCGATAATGATCTTTCTGGATCTTCTTTAAGATACACATGACCATCTCCAGTTTCTAATTCTTCTGGAGAGCAGTCCATCATTTTACTAGCCATTTCTAATAGGCCATCTTTAGCGTCTTTAGCTGCTTGTTCAACAGCATATCCTCCAGAATAAATCTGTCTACTGGCATGACTTCCAATCTCAAATGGAGCTGTGTCAGTATCCGCATCTTGAGTTATAACTACATCTTCAAATTTAACCCCTAAAGTTTCTGCACAAATTTGACTTAACGCTGTAGCTGATCCAGTTCCTATATCAGAACAAGCATAAGTTAAGTTTACTGAACCATCTTCATTAACCTTTATTATTGCTGAAGAGTTTTCATGTAATTCAGGTTTAGCTCCACTTACATGCATCATATAACCAAAACCGACCCCGCGGCGCTTAGTTCCTTCTTCTTTTTTCTCTTTATTCTTCTTTTCTTCCCAACCGATTCTTTTAGTAGCTTTTTCAATACACTCTTCTAAACCACAACTTTCAATCGGCATCTTACTCCATAACCAAGTTTCTCCCTCACATGGATGATTCTTTAATCGAATTTCTATTGGATCTAACCCTAGTTCTTCAGCAATCTCATCAACTTGTGATTCAACTGCAAAAGCAACTTGTGGATTACCATATCCTCTAAATGCACCAGCTGGTGGAGTATTAGTATGAACTGTATAGCCATCAAGTTGAATATTCGGCGACTTATACATTCCAACAAACCAACCACCTAAAACAGCAGTTAAAGATGGACCATGAGTAACATAGGCACCTGTATCAACTAATGCCTTCATATATCTAGCTGTAAATGTTCCATCTTTCTTAATACCAGTCTTTAAAGTCATAGTAGCTGGATGTCTAGATTCTGTATAGAAAGACTCTTCTCGATCATATGTTACTCTAACAGGTTGTCCAGTCTTTTTAGCTAACAGGCCTGCAATTGGTTCATTAACCAAGCCTAATCTACTACCAAATCCTCCACCTACATAAGGTTTTACAATCTGAACATCCCGAATAGGCATATCTAAACTCCGAGCAGTAATCTTTCTAACTAAATGTGGCATCTGTGTAGAAGTTGTAATCTTAATCCGTCCATTAATATCTGGTTCTGCTAAAGCAGCACTACACGGTTCCATTGAAGCTTGAAAAGCTTTCTGAGTTTTATAAGTGCCTTCAAAAATGTAATCTGCTTCATCAAATCCTTCTTCCATATCTCCAATAACAGCTGGAATCTTACCACAGATATTACCATCAATATGTTCTTTAGGTCCATCATGTTCATGAATTAATAATTCTTTATTCTTAAAAGCCTCTTCAGCACTTAAAATAGTCGGTAAAGGCTCATACTCTACTTCTATTAACTCTAATGCTTCTTGAGCTGTTTCTTCATCAACAGCTGCTACCCCAGCAATCGGATCACCGACAAATCTAGCTTTATCACTAAAGATATATTGATCTTCTATTAAGATTGCTGCTTCTGATGGAGGAAACGCTGCAAAGTTGAATGGTACCTTTGGTGTGTCCTTATATGTTAAAACTGCTTTAACTCCAGATAACCTTTCAGCCTTTGAAGTATCAATATTAAGAATTTTGGCATGGGCATAAGGACTACGTAAAACTTTACCGATTAACATTCCCCTTGCATACATATCACCAACATATCTTGCTTCTCCAGTAGCTTTAGCTTTAGCATCAACTTTAACTTCATTCTTACCAATAGTAGTATAATTCATCTCTTACATCCCCTCCTCTCGTAAATACTCACTAGCTTGTAGAATTGCTTCTACTATCTTTTCGTATCCTGTGCATCTACATAAATTACCAGAAATAGCCTGACGTACTTCCGTTTCAGTTGGCTCTAAATTATTATTTAATAGCGACTTTGCTGTTAGAATCATACCTGGTGTGCAAAATCCACACTGAATAGCTCCAATTTCTACAAAAGCTTGTTGGATCGGATGTAATTCTCCATCATCACCTTTAAGTCCCTCAATAGTCTCTATATCTTTTCCTGAAGCATCTATAGCTAAAATCATACAAGAACTGACCGGTTTTCCGTTCATTAAGACTGTACATGCACCACAATCTCCTTCATCACAGCCTTTTTTGGTTCCGGTTAATTTGAATTCATCACGAATTAAATCAAGAAGAGTCATATTAACAGACACTTCTGCTTCTACCTTCTCTCCATTTAAAGTAAATTGTATCTGCATCTTCATTATCTACTACCCCCTTATATTGAATTAGCTGAAATGATAGCACGTTTAACTAAAACTTGTATTACATCTTTACGGTACCAATCTGTAGAACGTTGATCTGTAATTGGAGATACTATATCCTCTAATACCTGACTTAAACGCTCAAGATTATTCTCATTAATCTCAGTAAACCAATCTAAACCATTTAAAAAGACTGGTGTTGGTCCTACTGCTCCCATGGCAATCTTCAAATCAGATATTTCTCCATCTTTATTTAAATAACTGACTGCACAGTTGATAATTGCAATCTCATGAGCTTTTCGTTTTCCTTCTTTAAGAAAATGACTTTTTAAGTCTTGATCAGGCTCTGGTACTATGATAGAAACTACTATTTCTCCTGGCTTTAATTTTGTCTTTCCAGGGCCTGCAAAGAAATCTTTAAGTTCAACCAAGCGCTCGCCATCTTTAGATTTAATCTTTATTCGTGCATCATAAACCAATAGTGCTGGAGTAAGATCGGCAGCAGGTGAGGCATTACAGATATTACCTACTACTGTTGCTAAATTTCTAATCAAGGGAGAACTATGCTTAGCACAACTTTCTACTAACGCAGGATACTTTTCTTTAACAATATCATTCTTAATTAAATCAGCTATCTTTACTAAAGCTCCTATTTCCATTCCTTTTTCATTAAATTCAAGAAAATTTAATTCTCTAACTTTCTTTAAATTAATTACATTTTCAGGTGTTGAATTACTTCTTTTCCACCTAACCAATAAATCTGTTCCACCTGCTAATAATCTATAATCATCTTGTTCTTCTATAAAACCTAAAGTCTCCTCTATTGTTGTTGGCTGATATAAATCAAACTTCTTCAATGAATTCCCCTCCCTTATTATTAATAATATTAAATACTTATATAAGTAACCTAACTTTTACCAGCTACCCCTCCTTTTTTTACACTCATAATATTCATAATATTAAGATTAATTGTGGTGCTAATTCTTACCTGGAATAACTCTTTTAACATCATTTTACTTACAATATTCGCCATGTTTTCATGTTGTTATTATTTATTTCTCTATAATAGATTTTTTTCCTGCATTCTCCCTTGAATTATCTAAAAATTTTAAACATTTATTATTATCTTATAAGGATTGTATTTTTTTCTTATATTTATTCCATAGTAATTTTTATCCTATTTTGAGCAAGATTAATCACCTCCTAAACCTCATATAATTCAAAAGCTCCTAATCTATAGATTAGGAGCTTTTAATTAGCTAACTATTCTTCACAGAACTCATCCATAATCTTTTTATTCTTTACGATAAGTTTAGGAGTCTCTAAATTATCCTTTATCTTTAGTTTTTATTTTACCAAAAACGTATTTTATTTATGATTTTTTGGAAGGCACTAGGTGCAGTATATTCTCCTACTAGTTTACCATCGGTAGTCATCTCAATCTTTACTGGTAATTTAAAGTCTTGATTTTTCATACCAACTGAAATCTTACCTGATATACTTTGATTAAAAGTTGCTACATCTATCCAATTATATTCGCGATCTAAAATTATCTCTCCAGTTTGATTACCATTAAAATTAGAAGCTAATTCCATACCTTCTTGTTTAAATTCTATATTCCCTACATCAATATTACTATTTGAATCAATAATTATTTTATCATCTTTAACATCCTTTAAAGTATAACTAGTAATAATTGTTATATCTAATGGATCTGTCATCTTAAATTTATTTTCCCAACTTTCACCTATACTTACAGAATGATCAGGAAGATACCCCATAGGTTGCTTCCAATTTCTTTTTATGAAATTTTTATTGATAATTCGCTTAAGAACTTTTTCTTTCATTGTATTATCTTCCATGTCAGATAATATTTCTTCAACTAACTTTTCATACCCTTCTATATTAATTATATTACCCTTATTAGATACTGTAATAGTGATTTTTTTATTCAAAAAAGCCTTTGATATCTTTTTCATTTCATTATTAAGTTTCTGATTTAATTCCTGGCTATTTATTCCTTGTGAACCATTCTGAATATTCTTTATTTGTAAATCCATCTTAGTATACTTCATAACTAAATTATAATTATTTTTTGAATCTATATCTTTAACTTTAAGAGTATATCCTATATCAAAAGTTTGTTCCATAGCCATATTTTTACCTAACATTTGCTGATTAACCTTTTGATAGATTGAAGAGTTTAATTTATATTCTACTCCTTTTTCAAACTTAACCCCTAAGTCATACTTTCGTTCTACCTTCTTAGCAATCGTTGCATAAGAAAGAGTTATTGTTAATGCCAAAACTAAAATAAGACATATTATTTTTTTGTTTTTCATTCTTAATCCCCTCACCTTCTAAAATTTAATAAAAATTTCCCCCTTACTCCTTATAACAATATAAACTCATTTATAAATAATACTAATATATAGACCTACCACCTCCAACACTAATTAGATAAATTTTACAATTAATGTCTCTACTATATTATTACTAGATAACTTGTCCTACTCCTTGCTTTAAATTATAAAATATAACAAAAAACTCCTGCTAAAAACACAGGAGTATAAGAATTAATTCTTCAATTTTTCTATTCTTCTTTCTAAAGATGGATGAGTAGAAAAAATATCGAAAAACTTACGCGGTGAACTTACTTTTAGGGAAGCATAAGATTGTTGTAACTTTGGGGGTTGCTTTGTGTCTTGGGCTAATAACTTCAAAGCATGAATCATAGACTGACCACCTATTAATTTTGCTGCAGATTTATCAGCTTCAAATTCTCTATGACGAGAAAAGAGTTTAACTATTAAACTGCCTACAAAAGTTAAAATTAAAGTTGCTATGAATCTAGCAATAGTTATTAATAAGTAACTTAAGAAGCTGGCTTCATCCGAAAATAAACTTACCCAACCAAAAATTCTTAAAGGTAACGTAATTATTAATACAATTGTATTAACTACTGCTTGAATTAAAGTCATTGTTACCATATCACCATTAGCAATATGGGAAATTTCATGTGCTGCTACACCATGAACTCCTTCGTAATCCATATTTTCTAATAAAGCTGTACTAAAAGCAACCATAGAACTACTCTTTCTCATCCCAGTAGCAAATGCATTCATATCTGGACTATCATAAATTCCTATTTCTGGCATTTGTGATAAGTTAGCTTTATTACTTAATTCAGTAACTAACTCATATAAATCTTTTTCTAATTCTGAACTAAAATTTTGTGGATCAATTATGTATACACCATGTGCTTTCTTAGCTAACCATTTAGAAAAAAATAAAGAAACAAATGCACCCGCACTACCAAGCAAAGGAATAATAATAAATCCTGGGGTAAAGCCTTGTAATACAATACTCATGGTAGCAATTATCCCTGCATTAACTGCAAAGAAGAATCCTAATCGTTTTTTCATGTTATCCTCTCTCTTTCCTAGTATGTTTTTTGCTGCAACTTAACTCTATATCTTAAAAATAATTAACCATAGGTTATGAATCTCCTTCTTTTTTAATGAATTTATTAATTTAGAATAATGTTTTATTCACTAGCATTATTTTCAACTAGTTTTACTAAGATTTCTTTTATCTGTTGTTCTTTCTAATGCTTTATTAAAATTAAACTAATGCTTTATTAAAATTAAATTCTAACTTTTTATATTTTTTCTTGTTCATATTAAAACTTCGCTTTATAAATTTTATATCATTTTTAAAAACAAAAGTCCCTAATTAAAGGGACTTAGCTACTAAACCTGTACGATTTTTCTATCTTCATTTTTATTTCTTATCTTTCTTCATTCAAAGTAGCTGCTGCTTCTTGTAATGGGCTTTTAATAGCTTCTTTAAAAGCTTCATAAAGTTCATTACTACTATCTTCTTCAATATTTTCAGTTAGTACATGTAATATTCTAATGAAAGTCTTTAGTTCCGGATTAAAGTTATCACTACTTTCTAATTTAGAGATAGCTGATTGAGTAGTATCAAGCTTTTCTGCTAGTTTTGTTTGTGATAATCCAGCTCTAACTCTTGTTTTTATGATTAATTTTTGTAATTCCCGCAGTGGTCGCATTTTCTCATAGTATTCTTTTTCTTCTTCAGTTTTAAATAATCTTCATACTCAAAATATACTACTCTATATTGATTATTTTTATAATTTACTCTAACTACTGAGAAATTCTTATTAATACTTAGCTCATTGATTAGAAGAAATATAAGTAATTTAGTATGACTTAATCTTTCAATTTCAATCTTTGTTATAGTACCTAGTTACTATCTCTCAAATTAAAAAATCCCAGTTTCCAAACGTTTATAACCAGCCTTGAATTGTAGGCTGGATATTGGAATGTTGATTATAACGCACAAAAAAAATAAGCCCATTATCTGGGCTCATAAGTTTTAATCCTTGTTTTAGAACTCTGCTCCTAGCTTTCAATCCTTGTTTTAGTGGAATGTTGATTATATACCTTAATTACTACCGGTGCAGCAGTTAGCAGTGATGCTAGTTTCAATCCTTGTTTTAGTGGATTGGTGATTATCGGTCCAACCCCTAAATATGGAAAATATGTTTGTTAAGCTCACTCATTCTTAGTTTCTCATTTTTCTTTTAGGCTAGTACTGGTTCAACAACTATTTTTTCTGCTTTAGCCATTTCATAAAATCTTGCTGGTGGCATATCATTAAGACAGCCATGACGGTATCTGTTATTATAATAATTCATATTTGCTGACTTTTTATAGGCATCATTGATTGAATAACTATCTTTTTCTAGAACTAAATGATGGGATTCTCTTTTGTCCTGTTGATTGTATAAATGCTCTATTTTTACGCGATCTTCATAACTTAGATGTCTACCTTTTTCTCTTTTTGTGTTACAATTATTTTGACACATATTCTGTACCTTCCTAATGTTTTTGTGGTTATTAACACTATACAAAAGGTACAGGTATGTGTCTATTTTTTTATTAAATCACCGCGTGCATTTAATTATACAATTTATCTTTCAGCAGGAAAATTTTCTGGATGTTTTAGAAATACTAACTTAAAATCCAAACCATTCAGTTTTTTCTTTTGGATCCTGACGCTCTTTTACAGGAGGATCCATATCAGGAATCCCAATCGGTATAATTCCAGCTATTTCTTCTGATTCAGATAAATTGAGCAGATTTTTTACTCTATCACTGTGGGCTACATGTCCAGCTATCCAGACAGTACCAAGGTCCTCATCAGCAGCAGTTAACATTAAATTTTGAACTGCAGCAGAAGCAGCCATTAAGGATTCTTCATCTGCTATCGGATCATCTTCAGTTTCATAACTTACAATTATGTGGACTGGTGCTCCTCCAAAATCCTTTGCATATTCAAGCATAGGCTGCTTTTTCTCCTCTGGAATATAGGAAGCATTAGGAATATGTTCTTTTGCATAGCTGTAAAACTCGTCACAGATTCCATCCACAACCTCTCCCTTTGCAACATAAAACTTCCAGGGCTGACTGTTACCATCAGAAGGAGCCCAATTTGCTCCCTCAATAATTTTTTCAAGTTTATCCTTAGCCGGTACCTCATCTTTATAATTTCTAATACTTCTTCTGTTTTTTACAACATCAAATAATTCGCTCATTTAATATCACCTCATATAAATTATTTATTAATAAATGTTAATAAATTTAAATGGCTTTGTCAAGTATTTGTTTTTATTTCACCCCTTTCAAAAATCAATTTCCATATAACGGGATTTTATTTACTTTGGGATTCCACTGAAAGACTCTTAAGACTTCCTGCATAGTTTTAGCAAAACGCTCATCATAGCCTAATCCTCTAAAACTTAAACGGCAGACTAAATGATGTCCTCGTAGCTTCATAAAAGCCCCAACTCTCCTTTTAAATATAAGGATATCATCACTAATTCGAGATAAATGTCAGTGTCAGATAAAAAGAAATGCTATTGGCTCCACTGACACTGACCCTAACCACTAATAACTAACTATTAAAATACTCATCTACATCCACTAACGCTTCAGATATTGGTATCCCCTGTGGGCATAATTCTTCACATTTAGTACAGCTCACACAAGCACTAGCTCTTTGATCATCTTTAATTCGTTTATACTCTTTACGTTTCTCTTCAAATAAATCAAAAGCATGGGCTTCATTGTATAAAGAAAAGATCCGTGGAATACTAACTTTAGTAGGACATGGAATACAATAACCACAGCCTGTACAACTAACTGGTGATAATTCCTTATACTTTTTGGCTAATTTTTTAACTAACTCTATTTCTTCTTCAGTTAGTTTATTAATTTCTGATTTATTAGCACTCTCTATATTCTCTTTAACATGGCTTAACTCACTCATTCCACTTAAAACCATAGTCACCTCTGGCTGATTCCATAACCATTGTAGCGCCCAATCAGCAGATGTTCTTTTAGTTTCAGCTTGGTCAAATATACTTTGAATATCTTCTGGCATCTCTCCTGCTAAACTACCGCCTCTTAACGGTTCCATAACTATTACCGGAATATCCTTAGAATCTGCATATTTCAAACCTTTCTTTCCAGCCTGAAACTCTGTATCAATATAATTATACTGAATCTGACAGAAATCCCAATCATAAGCATCAATAATCTCTTCAAATAGCTCATAATCATCATGAAAAGAAAATCCAATATAATCTATCTTTCCTTCATCTCTTACCTTTTCTAACCACTCAAAAATATCAACATCTAATTGCTTATAGTTATCCCAAAACTTTCTATTTAAAGTATGTAGAAGATAAAAGTCAATCTTATCGACATTTAACTTTTCTAACTGTTTATCTAAATACTCATCTAAATCTGCCTTGCTTTTTATCATCCAGGAAGGTAATTTTGTAGCAACCTTTACTTTTTCTCGATATCCATCTTGTAAAGCTTTACCAACTAAGTTCTCACTCTCTCCTCCATGATAAGGCCAAGCAGTATCAACATAATTAATACCCTGGTCAATCCCATATCGGATCATCTCAATAGCCTTCTCTTCATCAATATCTCCTTCATCACCCTGGGGGAGCCGCATTGTACCAAAACCTAATGCTGAAACCTCCCAATCTAATCCTTTAAAGTTTCTATACTTCATCTTTAGTCCTCCTTTAGTCTTTATAATTTAGAATAAATGATTAATTCATATTTTTTATACCACCTGCATTATTTCTTCATAATTAGTATATACAATATAATTACTAGAGACAACAAAAATCTATAATTTTTTCTTTTCTATTAAATTCTATCTTAATAATGAAATTATCAAGATTCGAGGAATAAATTTAAAAAAATAAAATAGTAGGTGGTCAATTGACCACCTACTAGAATTAATCTCACATATTATTATTTCCATTTACAAACTAGGCGTCTTAACATTCAAGACTACAAACCGCTCATTTTGATCTGCTTTAAGTGACATCTTAGTATTTGGAGGACATGGTATTATATCTTTTGCTTCTACTACTTTCTCATCATCCCCAATCTGTAATCTTCCTTTACCTTCTACGATATAAAAGAAAACATTAACCGGTACTGAATGCTCTGGTACTTCATCTCCCGACTCTAAAACTAAATTCATAATCTGTGCATCTTCATGTTTTAAAACTTTTTTAGCCGTAATTCCTCTCTTATTTGTCTTACCCTCAATTTCATCCATCTTAATAATTTCCATCATTAATCCTCTCCTTTTTGTTAATATTAAATTAGTCCTGACCAAATAAAATTAAATAATTCTTCTTTAGCCATCTCAAAATCATAATCATCCTGATTTTCGACTGCTTGAATAGCTACCCCTCTAATTGCATGAAAGATAGCATTAGCAATTAATTGTGGATTAATTGCTTTAATCTCCCCTTTATCTATTGCTTCATTTAATATCTTAGCTAACAATTGTGGTAAATTATTTATAAAATTATCCACAGATTCTAAACTATATTTGCTAGGTAATCTGCTTTCTTGAACTAAAACTGTCGCTTCATTAGGGTTAGCTTGTAATGCAGTAAAGTGATTATCTAAAAAGATCCTTAACTTTTCTTTAAGCGATATCTCCTCCTTATTCAGCCTATCTAATAACTTAGTTCTCTTTTTAAATTCTACTTTAAAAATATAATTTAAAATCTCTTTTTTATTACCGAAATAATTATAAATAGTGCCTACTGCTACTCCTGCTTCATCAGCAATCATCTGCACTGTTGTATTATGATATCCTTCTTGAGCAATAACTTTTGCAGCATTTTTACGAATTAATTCCTGCTTAGTCACTATTACATCTCCTTTTTGAATGAATACTCATTCATTTAATGATAAATATTAAAATTATCTTAATTAAATAATATATTAAGCCATCTTAAATCTCTATGATATAAATCACAAACTAATTATATTTTATTCTGGTTGAGCAGTAATTAACTTAACTAAAGAAGACGCTACATCTTCCACTTCAATTATCTTTAAACCAGCCTCTTTAATATTGTCAACAGTTCTCCGGTTAATATTGGCTCCCCACAATGTAACTGGAATTGGGTTTATTAAATCCATAAATTTACCTAAGATTAAATTTTCACTACGAACATGTTCTAACATAACTACTCTTCCTTCTGGTTTACAAACTCGCTTAATCTCCTTTAATCCTTTAATCGGGTCAGGAACTGAACAAAAAACACAAGTAGTAACTATAGTATCAAAAGTATCATTAGCAAAATCCATATTCTGTGCATCCATTTCAATTAAATCTACTTTCACATCAGTTTGATCTGCTCTTTCTCTTGCCTTTTCTAACATCTTTTCACTAAAATCTATCCCTACTACTTCTACTCTCTCTGGATAATATTCAATATTCTTGCCAGTTCCTATCCCTACTTCTAAAAGCTTTCCCTCTGTTTTATTAAAGACTAATTCTCTTAAACTTCCCTGGGCTAACATTTCCATAGGTGCTTCTAGAATATCATAAACCCTTGCTACTCGATTATAACGTTTTTTAATTTTCTCTGTATCAGTATTACTCATATTATCCTCCCCTAATACTTCTATGAATAATATAGACGCCATGCTTATATAGATAAAGTCATGGCGCCAATTTAATTTATATTACTTTGCTATCATCTTACGGCACTCTTCAGCACATTGTCTACAAATATCAGCACATTCTTGACAATGGGCATCATCGAACTTATCACATTCATCAGCACATGCTTCACAAATTTCTGCACATAATTCACAAACTTCTTTAGCATATCTACTATTTCCTGCCATATACTTAGAAGCTAAACCA containing:
- a CDS encoding four-helix bundle copper-binding protein — protein: MSAKAGTHMEKYQNCLEICNKCMNECEFCLDACMNSPDVDKRVECMSLLLDCIGICGLASKYMAGNSRYAKEVCELCAEICEACADECDKFDDAHCQECADICRQCAEECRKMIAK
- a CDS encoding TetR/AcrR family transcriptional regulator — encoded protein: MTKQELIRKNAAKVIAQEGYHNTTVQMIADEAGVAVGTIYNYFGNKKEILNYIFKVEFKKRTKLLDRLNKEEISLKEKLRIFLDNHFTALQANPNEATVLVQESRLPSKYSLESVDNFINNLPQLLAKILNEAIDKGEIKAINPQLIANAIFHAIRGVAIQAVENQDDYDFEMAKEELFNFIWSGLI
- a CDS encoding cupin domain-containing protein — its product is MEIIKMDEIEGKTNKRGITAKKVLKHEDAQIMNLVLESGDEVPEHSVPVNVFFYIVEGKGRLQIGDDEKVVEAKDIIPCPPNTKMSLKADQNERFVVLNVKTPSL
- a CDS encoding class I SAM-dependent methyltransferase, which gives rise to MSNTDTEKIKKRYNRVARVYDILEAPMEMLAQGSLRELVFNKTEGKLLEVGIGTGKNIEYYPERVEVVGIDFSEKMLEKARERADQTDVKVDLIEMDAQNMDFANDTFDTIVTTCVFCSVPDPIKGLKEIKRVCKPEGRVVMLEHVRSENLILGKFMDLINPIPVTLWGANINRRTVDNIKEAGLKIIEVEDVASSLVKLITAQPE